From Streptomyces sp. TLI_105, the proteins below share one genomic window:
- a CDS encoding TrkA family potassium uptake protein, with protein sequence MHIVIMGCGRVGAALAQTLEQQGHTVAVVDQDPTAFRRLGSGFGGRRVTGVGFDQDTLREAGIEEAGAFAAVSSGDNSNIIAARVAREMFGIENVAARIYDPRRAEVYQRLGIPTVATVRWTADQMLRRLLPSGAEPLWRDPSGGVQLAEVHTSPAWIGHKVSRLQEETGVRVAFLTRLGEAILPTSQTVLQEGDLVHVMMRTDEIAKVEAAFAEGPEEGGH encoded by the coding sequence GTGCACATCGTCATCATGGGCTGCGGGCGAGTGGGAGCCGCTCTCGCGCAGACCCTGGAGCAGCAGGGGCACACCGTCGCGGTCGTGGACCAGGACCCGACGGCTTTCCGCCGTCTGGGCTCGGGCTTCGGCGGCCGGCGGGTCACGGGCGTGGGCTTCGACCAGGACACGCTGCGCGAGGCCGGGATCGAGGAGGCCGGTGCCTTCGCCGCGGTGAGCAGCGGCGACAACTCCAACATCATCGCGGCGCGGGTCGCGCGCGAGATGTTCGGCATCGAGAACGTGGCGGCGCGGATCTACGACCCGCGTCGCGCCGAGGTCTACCAGCGCCTCGGGATCCCGACGGTCGCGACGGTCCGCTGGACCGCCGACCAGATGCTCCGCCGGCTGCTGCCCTCGGGCGCGGAGCCGCTGTGGCGCGACCCGAGCGGTGGCGTGCAGCTCGCCGAGGTGCACACCTCCCCGGCGTGGATCGGTCACAAGGTGAGCCGGCTCCAGGAGGAGACCGGCGTCCGCGTCGCCTTCCTCACCCGACTGGGCGAAGCGATTCTGCCGACCTCGCAGACGGTGCTCCAGGAAGGTGACCTGGTGCACGTGATGATGCGTACGGACGAGATCGCGAAGGTCGAGGCGGCCTTCGCCGAGGGTCCCGAGGAGGGCGGTCACTGA
- the rpmF gene encoding 50S ribosomal protein L32 has translation MAVPKRKMSRSNTRHRRAQWKATTPQLVPITVDGVVHQVPQRLVKAYERGLVRPEG, from the coding sequence ATGGCCGTCCCCAAGCGGAAGATGTCCCGCAGCAACACCCGCCACCGCCGCGCCCAGTGGAAGGCGACCACGCCCCAGCTGGTGCCGATCACTGTCGACGGCGTCGTCCACCAGGTCCCGCAGCGTCTGGTGAAGGCGTACGAGCGCGGCCTCGTCCGCCCCGAGGGCTGA
- a CDS encoding DUF3159 domain-containing protein — MTSLDKPTADRSTPDQDAQADKAVTEAALFEAFGGLRGMIETVLPGLLFVTIFTINKDLHVSAIAALAVSLVLVAVRLIRRDTVKHAFSGVFGVAFGVVFAMMTGNAKDFYLPGMLYTLGLALAYIITALAGVPLIGLILGPVFKENLSWRTRNPGRKKAYTKASWAWGLILLGKCAILFPMYWWADTTKFGWVLVALKIPPFLLAVYLTWVFLAKAPAPIDVFAEMEAEERAEKERKAAAAAQRHPEA, encoded by the coding sequence GTGACGTCCCTCGACAAGCCGACCGCGGACCGGTCGACCCCGGACCAGGACGCCCAGGCGGACAAGGCCGTGACCGAGGCCGCGCTCTTCGAGGCCTTCGGCGGTCTGCGGGGCATGATCGAGACGGTCCTGCCCGGCCTGCTGTTCGTCACGATCTTCACGATCAACAAGGACCTGCACGTCTCGGCCATCGCCGCGCTCGCGGTCTCGCTGGTCCTGGTGGCCGTCCGGCTGATCCGTCGGGACACCGTCAAGCACGCCTTCAGCGGCGTCTTCGGCGTCGCCTTCGGCGTGGTCTTCGCGATGATGACGGGCAACGCCAAGGACTTCTACCTGCCGGGCATGCTCTACACCCTGGGCCTCGCCCTGGCGTACATCATCACCGCGCTCGCCGGAGTGCCCCTGATCGGCCTGATCCTCGGCCCGGTCTTCAAGGAGAACCTCTCCTGGCGCACCCGCAACCCGGGCCGCAAGAAGGCCTACACCAAGGCCAGCTGGGCCTGGGGCCTGATCCTGCTCGGCAAGTGCGCGATCCTCTTCCCGATGTACTGGTGGGCCGACACCACCAAGTTCGGCTGGGTGCTCGTCGCCCTCAAGATCCCGCCGTTCCTGCTCGCGGTGTACCTCACCTGGGTGTTCCTCGCGAAGGCCCCGGCGCCGATCGACGTCTTCGCCGAGATGGAGGCCGAGGAGCGCGCCGAGAAGGAACGCAAGGCGGCCGCCGCCGCGCAGCGCCACCCGGAGGCCTGA
- a CDS encoding APC family permease: MSKLTDVPKRILIGRALRSDKLGETLLPKRIALPVFASDPLSSVAYAPGEVLLVLSVAGLSAYHFSPWIALAVVVLMFTVVASYRQNVHAYPSGGGDYEVATTNLGPKAGLTVASALLVDYVLTVAVSIASGIENLGSAVPFVVEHKVASAIAVILLLTLMNLRGVKESGSLFAIPTYVFVAGVFIMIIWGAYRGLVLDETMRAPTASFEIKAEHQGLAGFALVFLLLRAFSSGCAALTGVEAISNGVPAFRKPKSKNAATTLALMGGLAVTMFCGIIFLAMATDVRMAENPGEDLLHNGVPLGAGYVQDPVISQVAAAVFGDGTFLFVVLAAATALVLFLAANTAYNGFPLLGSILAQDRYLPRQLHTRGDRLTFSNGIVLLAGAAALLVWIYGADSTRLIQLYIVGVFVSFTLSQIGMVRHWNRHLTTERDPANRRHMIRSRAINAFGAFFTGLVLVVVLATKFTHGAWVALLGMVIFYGTMTAIRKHYDSVAEEIAAAEERPDEYVRPSRVRSVVLVSKLHKPTLRALAYAKLLHASELEALTVSVDPVETKALKEEWERRGINVPLKILDSPYREITRPVVEYVKNIRRESPRDAVSVYIPEYVVGHWYEHLLHNQSALRLKGRLLFTPGVMVTSVPYQLQSSEVAKKRARKRQEWNAPGSVRRGPVEKRQKEPTAKNN; encoded by the coding sequence GTGTCCAAACTGACCGACGTGCCCAAACGGATCCTGATCGGGCGGGCCCTGCGCAGCGACAAGCTGGGAGAGACCCTTCTCCCGAAGCGGATCGCCCTCCCCGTCTTCGCCTCCGACCCGCTGTCCTCGGTGGCGTACGCCCCCGGCGAGGTGCTGCTCGTCCTCTCCGTCGCCGGCCTGTCGGCCTACCACTTCAGCCCGTGGATCGCGCTCGCGGTCGTCGTCCTGATGTTCACGGTGGTCGCGTCGTACCGGCAGAACGTGCACGCGTACCCGAGCGGCGGCGGCGACTACGAGGTCGCCACCACCAACCTCGGGCCGAAGGCCGGACTCACCGTCGCGAGCGCCCTGCTCGTGGACTACGTGCTGACCGTCGCCGTGTCGATCGCCTCGGGCATCGAGAACCTCGGCTCGGCGGTCCCCTTCGTCGTCGAGCACAAGGTCGCCTCGGCCATCGCCGTCATCCTGCTGCTCACCCTGATGAACCTGCGCGGAGTGAAGGAGTCGGGCAGCCTCTTCGCCATCCCGACGTACGTCTTCGTCGCCGGCGTCTTCATCATGATCATCTGGGGCGCGTACCGGGGACTCGTCCTCGACGAGACCATGAGGGCCCCCACCGCGAGCTTCGAGATCAAGGCCGAGCACCAGGGCCTGGCCGGCTTCGCGCTGGTCTTCCTGCTGCTGCGGGCGTTCTCCTCCGGCTGTGCCGCCCTCACCGGCGTCGAGGCCATCTCCAACGGCGTCCCCGCCTTCCGCAAGCCGAAGTCGAAGAACGCCGCCACCACGCTCGCCCTCATGGGCGGCCTGGCCGTCACCATGTTCTGCGGCATCATCTTCCTGGCCATGGCCACCGACGTCCGGATGGCCGAGAACCCCGGCGAGGACCTGCTGCACAACGGCGTCCCGCTCGGCGCGGGCTACGTCCAGGACCCGGTCATCTCCCAGGTCGCGGCCGCCGTCTTCGGCGACGGAACGTTCTTGTTCGTCGTCCTCGCCGCCGCCACCGCCCTCGTCCTCTTCCTGGCCGCCAACACCGCGTACAACGGCTTCCCGCTCCTCGGCTCGATCCTCGCCCAGGACCGGTACCTGCCGCGCCAGCTGCACACCCGCGGCGACCGCCTCACCTTCTCCAACGGCATCGTGCTCCTCGCCGGCGCCGCCGCCCTCCTCGTCTGGATCTACGGAGCCGACTCCACCCGACTGATCCAGCTCTACATCGTCGGCGTCTTCGTCTCCTTCACCCTCAGCCAGATCGGCATGGTCCGGCACTGGAACCGGCACCTGACGACGGAGCGGGACCCGGCCAACCGCCGCCACATGATCCGCTCCCGCGCGATCAACGCCTTCGGCGCCTTCTTCACCGGCCTCGTCCTCGTCGTCGTCCTCGCCACCAAGTTCACGCACGGCGCCTGGGTCGCCCTGCTCGGCATGGTGATCTTCTACGGGACGATGACCGCGATCCGTAAGCACTACGACTCCGTCGCCGAGGAGATCGCCGCCGCCGAGGAGCGCCCCGACGAGTACGTGCGCCCCTCCCGCGTCCGCTCGGTCGTCCTCGTCTCCAAGCTCCACAAGCCGACCCTGCGCGCCCTGGCCTACGCCAAGCTGCTGCACGCCAGCGAGCTGGAGGCGCTCACCGTGAGCGTCGACCCCGTCGAGACCAAGGCGCTCAAGGAGGAGTGGGAGCGGCGCGGCATCAACGTCCCGCTCAAGATCCTCGACTCGCCCTACCGGGAGATCACCCGCCCGGTCGTCGAGTACGTGAAGAACATCCGCCGCGAGAGCCCGCGCGACGCCGTCTCCGTCTACATTCCCGAGTACGTCGTCGGCCACTGGTACGAGCACCTGCTCCACAACCAGTCCGCACTCCGCCTCAAGGGCCGGCTGCTCTTCACCCCCGGCGTGATGGTCACGTCCGTCCCGTACCAGCTCCAGTCCTCCGAGGTCGCGAAGAAGCGGGCCAGGAAGCGCCAGGAGTGGAACGCGCCGGGCTCCGTCCGCCGCGGCCCGGTGGAGAAGCGCCAGAAGGAACCCACCGCAAAGAACAACTGA
- the rpsN gene encoding 30S ribosomal protein S14, which yields MAKKSKIAQNEKRKEIVERHAERRAELKEIIRHPSSTAAERETARAELRRQPRDASATRVRNRDSVDGRPRGHLRKFGLSRVRARQQAHAGLLPGVTKSSW from the coding sequence ATGGCGAAGAAGAGCAAGATCGCGCAGAACGAGAAGCGCAAGGAGATCGTCGAGCGCCACGCCGAACGGCGGGCGGAACTCAAGGAGATCATCCGCCACCCCTCATCCACCGCGGCCGAACGCGAGACCGCCCGGGCGGAGCTCCGCCGGCAACCGCGCGATGCCAGTGCCACCCGCGTACGCAACCGCGACAGCGTGGACGGCCGCCCCCGCGGCCACCTTCGCAAGTTCGGACTCTCCCGAGTCCGGGCCAGGCAGCAGGCCCACGCCGGACTCCTGCCGGGAGTGACCAAGTCGTCCTGGTAG
- a CDS encoding class I SAM-dependent RNA methyltransferase, producing the protein MQNTPVTSLVGAEYEVEVGPVAHGGHCIARTEAGRVLFVRHALPGERVRVRVTEGEETSRFLRADAIEILDASKDRVEAPCPFAGPGKCGGCDWQHAKPGAQRRLKGEVIAEQLQRLAGLTPEEAGWDGTVMPAEGDKLPAGEVPQWRTRVQYAVDAEGHAGLRKHRSHEVEIIDHCMIAAEGVSELGIEKRDWAGMAAVEAIAASGSNDRQVILTPRPGARLPLVELDKPVSVMRVDEKDGGVHRVHGRAFVRERADDRTYRVGSGGFWQVHPKAAQTLMLAVMQGLTPRKGETALDLYCGVGLFAGALADRVGDQGAVLGIESGKRAVEDARHNLAGFPRVRIEQGKVESVLPRTGITEVDLIVLDPPRAGAGKQTVHHLAGLGARRIAYVACDPAALARDLAYFAERGYKVRTLRAFDLFPMTHHVECVAILEPAKKDA; encoded by the coding sequence ATGCAGAACACCCCTGTTACGTCGCTGGTCGGGGCGGAGTACGAGGTAGAGGTCGGCCCGGTCGCCCACGGCGGCCACTGCATCGCCCGTACGGAAGCCGGCCGGGTCCTCTTCGTCCGCCACGCCCTGCCCGGCGAGCGCGTCCGGGTGCGGGTCACCGAGGGCGAGGAGACCTCCCGCTTCCTGCGCGCCGACGCGATCGAGATCCTGGACGCCTCCAAGGACCGCGTCGAGGCCCCCTGCCCCTTCGCCGGACCCGGCAAGTGCGGCGGCTGCGACTGGCAGCACGCCAAGCCCGGCGCCCAGCGCCGCCTGAAGGGCGAGGTCATCGCGGAACAGCTCCAGCGCCTGGCCGGGCTCACCCCGGAGGAGGCCGGCTGGGACGGCACCGTCATGCCCGCCGAGGGCGACAAGCTCCCCGCGGGCGAGGTCCCGCAGTGGCGCACCCGCGTCCAGTACGCGGTCGACGCCGAGGGCCACGCGGGCCTGCGCAAGCACCGCTCCCACGAGGTCGAGATCATCGACCACTGCATGATCGCGGCGGAGGGCGTCTCGGAGCTGGGCATCGAGAAGCGCGACTGGGCGGGCATGGCCGCCGTCGAGGCCATCGCGGCCTCGGGCTCCAACGACCGCCAGGTCATCCTCACCCCCCGCCCGGGCGCCCGCCTGCCCCTGGTGGAGCTGGACAAGCCGGTCTCCGTGATGCGCGTCGACGAGAAGGACGGCGGCGTCCACCGCGTCCACGGCCGCGCCTTCGTCCGCGAGCGCGCCGACGACCGCACCTACCGCGTCGGCAGCGGCGGCTTCTGGCAGGTCCACCCGAAGGCCGCGCAGACCCTGATGCTCGCCGTCATGCAGGGCCTCACCCCCCGCAAGGGCGAGACGGCCCTCGACCTCTACTGCGGCGTCGGCCTCTTCGCGGGCGCCCTCGCCGACCGCGTCGGCGACCAGGGCGCGGTCCTCGGCATCGAGTCCGGCAAGCGCGCGGTCGAGGACGCCCGCCACAACCTGGCCGGCTTCCCGCGCGTCCGCATCGAACAGGGCAAGGTCGAGTCGGTCCTCCCGCGCACCGGCATCACCGAGGTCGACCTCATCGTCCTGGACCCGCCCCGCGCGGGCGCCGGCAAGCAGACGGTCCACCACCTGGCCGGCCTGGGCGCCCGCCGCATCGCCTACGTGGCCTGCGACCCGGCAGCCCTGGCCCGAGACCTCGCCTACTTCGCGGAACGCGGCTACAAGGTCCGGACCCTGCGGGCGTTCGACCTGTTCCCGATGACGCATCATGTGGAGTGCGTGGCGATTCTGGAGCCGGCGAAGAAGGACGCATGA
- the rpmG gene encoding 50S ribosomal protein L33: protein MARTEIRPVLKLRSTAGTGFTCVTRKNRRDDPDRLVLRTYDPLVGRHVDFREER from the coding sequence ATGGCACGCACCGAGATCCGCCCCGTCCTCAAGCTCCGCTCCACCGCGGGCACCGGTTTCACCTGCGTCACGCGCAAGAACCGGCGCGACGACCCCGACCGGCTGGTGTTGCGCACGTACGACCCCCTCGTCGGCCGGCACGTCGACTTCCGCGAAGAGCGCTGA
- a CDS encoding GTP-binding protein has product MASYDRLPVTVLSGFLGAGKTTLLNHVLGNREGLRVAVIVNDMSEVNIDAALVRGGEAALSRTEERLVEMTNGCICCTLRDDLLEEVDRLAREGRFDHLLIESSGISEPMPVAATFSFPRDDGATLGDLARLDTMVTVVDAAGFLPELDGGDELVARGLDQYEDDERTVSDLLMDQVEFADVLVLNKLDLVGPEEARRLRATLSRLNPEARIVPAVRGQIPLEHILGTGLFDVERAQQAPGWVKELNGDHVPETEEYGISSLVFRSDLPFHPGRLWTFVTKGLDSGTFGRVLRSKGFFRLASRPRVTGLWSQAGAVARFEPSGALGPETTQGQELVFIGTGLRAEALRAALEACLLVPGEAVPADDEFPAWETYGIEDACEHEQAA; this is encoded by the coding sequence ATGGCCTCGTACGACCGCCTGCCGGTGACCGTGCTGTCCGGCTTCCTCGGCGCGGGGAAGACCACCCTCCTCAATCATGTGCTCGGCAATCGCGAAGGACTGCGCGTCGCGGTCATCGTCAACGACATGAGCGAGGTCAACATCGACGCGGCGCTCGTGCGGGGCGGAGAGGCGGCCCTGTCCCGCACCGAGGAGCGACTGGTCGAGATGACCAACGGGTGCATCTGCTGCACCCTGCGCGACGACCTCCTGGAGGAGGTCGACCGGCTCGCCCGCGAGGGCCGCTTCGACCACCTGCTCATCGAGTCCAGCGGCATCTCCGAGCCCATGCCGGTCGCCGCGACCTTCTCCTTTCCCCGGGACGACGGCGCCACCCTCGGCGACCTCGCCCGCCTGGACACGATGGTGACCGTCGTGGACGCCGCCGGCTTCCTGCCGGAGCTCGACGGCGGCGACGAACTCGTCGCGCGCGGCCTCGATCAGTACGAGGACGACGAGCGCACCGTCAGCGATCTCCTCATGGACCAGGTCGAGTTCGCGGACGTCCTCGTCCTCAACAAGCTCGACCTGGTCGGCCCGGAGGAGGCGCGTCGGCTCCGTGCCACGCTGTCCCGGCTCAACCCGGAGGCGCGGATCGTCCCGGCCGTGCGCGGACAGATCCCGCTGGAACACATCCTGGGCACCGGCCTGTTCGACGTCGAACGCGCCCAGCAGGCCCCCGGCTGGGTGAAGGAGCTCAACGGGGACCACGTGCCGGAGACCGAGGAGTACGGCATCTCCTCGCTGGTGTTCCGCTCCGATCTGCCGTTCCATCCCGGACGGCTGTGGACCTTCGTCACCAAGGGCCTTGACAGCGGCACCTTCGGCCGCGTCCTGCGCTCCAAGGGATTCTTCCGGCTCGCCAGCCGGCCCCGGGTGACGGGCCTGTGGTCCCAGGCCGGTGCCGTCGCCCGGTTCGAACCGTCCGGTGCCCTCGGTCCGGAGACCACGCAGGGCCAGGAACTGGTCTTCATCGGCACCGGCCTGCGCGCCGAAGCCCTGCGCGCGGCGCTGGAAGCCTGCCTGCTGGTGCCGGGCGAGGCCGTTCCCGCCGACGACGAGTTCCCCGCGTGGGAAACGTACGGCATCGAGGACGCCTGCGAGCACGAACAGGCGGCCTGA
- the rpmB gene encoding 50S ribosomal protein L28: MSAHCQLTGTKPGFGNTISHSHRRTSRRFDPNIQRKRYWLPSEGRHVRLTLSTKAIKTVDVIGIEAAVARIRARGGKV, translated from the coding sequence ATGTCGGCCCACTGCCAACTGACCGGCACCAAGCCGGGATTCGGCAACACCATCTCCCATTCGCATCGGCGCACCTCCCGGCGCTTCGACCCGAACATCCAGCGCAAGCGCTACTGGCTGCCCAGCGAGGGACGGCACGTCCGTCTGACGCTGAGCACCAAGGCGATCAAGACGGTGGACGTGATCGGCATCGAGGCCGCCGTGGCCCGGATCCGCGCGCGCGGAGGGAAGGTCTGA
- a CDS encoding type B 50S ribosomal protein L31 yields MKPGIHPAYEPVVFRDSASGTAFLTRSTMTSDKTVEWEDGNVYPVVDVEISSASHPFYTGTARVLDTAGRVEKFQRRYGAR; encoded by the coding sequence ATGAAGCCCGGAATCCACCCCGCCTACGAGCCCGTCGTCTTCCGCGACTCCGCCTCCGGCACCGCTTTCCTCACCCGCTCCACGATGACGAGTGACAAGACCGTCGAGTGGGAGGACGGCAACGTCTACCCGGTCGTCGACGTGGAGATCTCCTCGGCGAGCCACCCCTTCTACACGGGCACGGCGCGCGTCCTCGACACCGCCGGCCGCGTCGAGAAGTTCCAGCGCCGCTACGGAGCCCGTTGA
- a CDS encoding response regulator — protein sequence MTRVLVVDDEPQIVRALVINLKARKYEVDAAPDGATALRLAAERQPDVVVLDLGLPDMDGVDVIKELRGWTRVPILVLSARQTSDEKVEALDAGADDYVTKPFGMDELLARLRAAVRRAEPVGGAEDGVAVVETEGFTVDLAAKKVHRDGRDVRLTPTEWHLLEVLVRNAGRLVSQKQLLQEVWGPSYGTETNYLRVYMAQLRRKLESDPSHPRHFVTEPGMGYRFER from the coding sequence ATGACCCGGGTCCTCGTGGTCGACGACGAGCCGCAGATCGTCCGCGCCCTGGTGATCAACCTGAAGGCGCGGAAGTACGAGGTCGACGCCGCGCCCGACGGCGCCACCGCCCTCCGGCTCGCCGCCGAACGCCAACCCGACGTCGTCGTCCTCGACCTCGGACTGCCCGACATGGACGGCGTCGACGTGATCAAGGAGCTGCGCGGCTGGACGAGGGTGCCGATCCTGGTCCTGTCCGCCCGGCAGACCTCCGACGAGAAGGTCGAGGCGCTCGACGCGGGCGCCGACGACTACGTCACCAAGCCCTTCGGCATGGACGAGCTGCTCGCCCGGCTGCGCGCGGCCGTGCGCCGCGCCGAGCCGGTCGGCGGCGCCGAGGACGGGGTCGCCGTGGTCGAGACCGAGGGCTTCACCGTCGACCTGGCCGCGAAGAAGGTGCACCGCGACGGGCGCGACGTCCGGCTCACCCCCACCGAGTGGCACCTCCTGGAGGTCCTCGTCCGCAACGCCGGCCGACTCGTCAGCCAGAAGCAGCTGCTCCAGGAGGTCTGGGGACCCTCGTACGGCACGGAGACCAACTACCTCCGGGTCTACATGGCGCAGCTCCGCCGCAAGCTGGAGTCCGACCCCTCGCACCCGCGCCACTTCGTCACCGAACCGGGCATGGGGTACCGCTTCGAACGCTGA
- a CDS encoding TrkA family potassium uptake protein, whose protein sequence is MRVAIAGAGAVGRSIAGELLENGHEVLLVDKAPTAISVERVPQAEWLLADACEITSLDEAALQRCNVVIAATGDDKVNLVVSLLAKTEYGVPRVVARVNNPKNEWLFNEAWGVDVAVSTPRLMSALVEEAVSVGDLVRLLRFSHGDANLVELTLPPESAVAGTAVGDVAWPQDTSLVTIIRGSRVLTPSPEETLEAGDELLFVAAQAREEQLEDLLQVRREAGSES, encoded by the coding sequence ATGCGTGTCGCTATTGCGGGCGCGGGCGCGGTGGGCCGTTCCATCGCGGGCGAGCTCCTGGAGAACGGCCACGAGGTCCTGCTGGTCGACAAGGCGCCGACCGCCATCTCGGTGGAGCGGGTGCCGCAGGCGGAGTGGCTGCTCGCCGACGCCTGCGAGATCACCTCGCTGGACGAGGCGGCGCTGCAGCGCTGCAACGTGGTGATCGCGGCGACCGGTGACGACAAGGTGAACCTGGTCGTCTCGCTGCTCGCCAAGACCGAGTACGGCGTGCCGCGCGTGGTCGCCCGGGTGAACAACCCGAAGAACGAGTGGCTGTTCAACGAGGCCTGGGGCGTGGACGTGGCCGTCTCGACGCCGCGACTGATGTCGGCCCTGGTCGAGGAGGCGGTGAGCGTCGGCGACCTGGTCCGGCTGCTCCGCTTCAGCCACGGCGACGCGAACCTGGTCGAGCTGACGCTGCCGCCGGAGTCGGCGGTCGCCGGCACCGCCGTCGGGGACGTGGCCTGGCCGCAGGACACCTCGCTGGTGACGATCATCCGCGGTTCGCGGGTGCTGACGCCGAGCCCCGAGGAGACCCTGGAGGCCGGCGACGAGCTGCTGTTCGTGGCCGCGCAGGCCCGCGAGGAGCAGCTGGAGGACCTCCTCCAGGTCCGCCGCGAGGCCGGGTCGGAGTCCTGA
- a CDS encoding OB-fold nucleic acid binding domain-containing protein has translation MSAAPRTEKPAGRFRRMLDRLSSSPEDLESEELQEDAQASGCTRISDCSDRQIVKVTGTLRTVTLRPRAGVPALEAELFDGTAPLDVVWLGRRSIVGIEPGRKLIASGRISMSHGRRVLFNPKYELRPLGQE, from the coding sequence ATGAGTGCTGCACCACGTACAGAGAAGCCGGCCGGAAGGTTCCGCCGGATGCTCGACCGGCTCTCCTCCTCCCCGGAGGACCTGGAGTCGGAGGAGCTCCAGGAGGACGCCCAGGCCTCGGGGTGCACGCGTATCTCCGACTGCTCCGACCGACAGATAGTCAAGGTGACTGGTACCTTGCGCACGGTCACGCTGCGTCCCCGGGCCGGTGTGCCCGCGCTGGAGGCCGAGCTCTTCGACGGCACGGCACCGCTCGACGTCGTGTGGCTCGGCCGGCGCTCCATCGTGGGCATCGAACCGGGCCGCAAGCTGATCGCCTCCGGCCGGATCTCCATGAGCCACGGCCGGCGGGTCCTCTTCAACCCCAAATACGAGCTCCGACCGCTCGGACAGGAGTAG